CCCGGGACCTCTGGTCAACGACGCTACCGGGGGGTAGCTTCCAGAGCGAGGACAGGAATCCGCCGAGGAGAGCCGCCATGACCAACCCGCCCCCCGCCCCCGTACCCATGGACCAACTGCAGTTCGCCCTGCCGCAGACCTTCGCGACCGTCGAGGAGGAGCGGCAGCACCGCAAGGAGCGGCTGGTGGTGGCGCTGCGGCTGTTCGGCCGCTTCGGCTTCGAGGAGGGCGTGGCCGGTCACATCACCGCCCGCGACCCCGAGTGGACCGACCACTTCTGGGTGAACCCCTTCGGCATGTCCTTCAAGCACATCAAGGTCAGCGACCTGATCCTGGTGAACCACGAGGGCCAGGTCGTGGCCGGCCGGCACCACGTCAACCAGGCCGCGTTCGCGATCCACGCCCAGGTCCACGCCGCCCGCCCGGACGTCGTCGCCGCCGCCCACAGCCACTCGGTGCACGGCAAGACGCTGTCCTCGCTGGGCGAGCTGCTGGAGCCGCTGACCCAGGACGTCTGCGCCTTCTACGAGGACCACGCGCTGTTCGACGACTACACCGGCGTCGTCCTGGACGTGGAGGAGGGGCGCCGGATAGCCAAGGCCCTCGCCGGCCACAAGGCGGTCATCCTGCGCAACCACGGGCTGCTGACCGTCGGCGACAGCGTGGACGCCGCCGCCTGGTGGTTCATCACCATGGAGCGCTCCTGCCAGGTCCAGCTGCTGGCCAAGGCGGCCGGCAAGCCGGTCCACATCAGCCACGAGAACGCGGTGGTGACCCGCGAGCAGCTCGGCAACGACCTGGTGGCCTGGATCAACTACCAGCCGCTGGCCCAGCAGGCGCTGCGCACCGAGCCCGACATGTTCGAGTAGCGGTCGTCCTACCGGAACGGGCGATCGAAGCCGGTGGGGTCGTACGGCGCGTACTCGGTGCCGCCGTCGGAGGACTCCGGCGCCGGCTCCGACGCCCGCTTCTCCCCGCCCCGGTCGCCCGCCATCCGGTACAGCGCGGCGGCCAGCCCGCCGGCCCCCAGGGCGATCAGCACCAGCGGGATCACCAACTGCCCGTCCACGCGCACCATGCCCGCCGACTCCAGCAGGTAGAGCACCGCGACGGCGACGAAGGCCACCCCGGTGACCAGCGAGAACAGATCGAGTCGATGGCGCCTCACTGGGTGACCTCCACTTGTCCCGCCCCGACCGACAGGTCGAGGTCGATCGTTCCGTACTCCGCCGCACCGCCCGCGTTCAGCGTCTCCGTCCGGGAGGCGGAGACGCCCCCGCTGCCGTCGCCGCCGGGCAGGACCACCGCGCCCGCGCCCACCTTGGCGGTGATCACGATCTCGGGCCCGGTGGGCAGCTGCACCCGGAGCAGCCCCGCGCCCAGGCTCGCCCTGGTGTGCGCCTGCTGTCCGGCCCCGGGCCGCACGTCGGCCAGGTCCAGCGTCGCCTGACCGGAGCCCAGCTGGTAGGACGGCGCCAACTGGCCGACCGCCGCCGGCGCCCAGCGGATGTGCTGGAACGAGGTGCGCAGCGGTACCGGGCTGGCGCCCACCGCCGCCACGGCCAGGGTCAGCAGGGTCGCCCAGAGCACCAGGCCCCGGCCGCGTCCCCAGCGGGTGCCGACGATCAGTCCCAGGCCGAGCACCAGCAGGGCGGCGGCCAGCACCGCGAGCAGGCTCACGCCGTGGTGGGTGCGCACGCCGACGGCCCACATCACGCCGCCGGTGATCACCGCGAGGCAGAAGAAGACCGAGCCGAGCGCCGAGCGCCTCCGCCGGGGCGGTTCCGGCCGCTGCTCCCGCTGCCGGGGCCCGGGGTCCGGGGCCGCCGGCGGCTCCGGCGGCGGCACCCGGAACGGGCTCGGCTCCGGATCGGCGAGCGGCGGCGGTGGCGTCGTCCCGGGCTTCAGCAGCGGGTCCAGCCGCTGCCACCAGGCCGGGGCGGGCGGGGCGATGGCATCGGTCGCGATCACCGCGGTCGTGGCCGTGGCCGTGG
The Streptacidiphilus albus JL83 genome window above contains:
- a CDS encoding class II aldolase/adducin family protein — translated: MTNPPPAPVPMDQLQFALPQTFATVEEERQHRKERLVVALRLFGRFGFEEGVAGHITARDPEWTDHFWVNPFGMSFKHIKVSDLILVNHEGQVVAGRHHVNQAAFAIHAQVHAARPDVVAAAHSHSVHGKTLSSLGELLEPLTQDVCAFYEDHALFDDYTGVVLDVEEGRRIAKALAGHKAVILRNHGLLTVGDSVDAAAWWFITMERSCQVQLLAKAAGKPVHISHENAVVTREQLGNDLVAWINYQPLAQQALRTEPDMFE
- a CDS encoding PspC domain-containing protein; protein product: MTEETPPAPESGTAEPPEGPRAPTRPPLERSTSHRVVAGVCGGLGRHLNIDPVVFRVVVAVLCLSGGVGLFIYGLAWLIIPVEQDGPSELKRLMSGRVDGQSLGAVLVTVLGTGIFFSYMGDSDHLFPLLLIALLAFAALRYDPDRFQARPVPPVADASAPADAPLSAPAGEPQPPRPAATAATATATTAVIATDAIAPPAPAWWQRLDPLLKPGTTPPPPLADPEPSPFRVPPPEPPAAPDPGPRQREQRPEPPRRRRSALGSVFFCLAVITGGVMWAVGVRTHHGVSLLAVLAAALLVLGLGLIVGTRWGRGRGLVLWATLLTLAVAAVGASPVPLRTSFQHIRWAPAAVGQLAPSYQLGSGQATLDLADVRPGAGQQAHTRASLGAGLLRVQLPTGPEIVITAKVGAGAVVLPGGDGSGGVSASRTETLNAGGAAEYGTIDLDLSVGAGQVEVTQ